The Zingiber officinale cultivar Zhangliang chromosome 10A, Zo_v1.1, whole genome shotgun sequence genome contains a region encoding:
- the LOC122027364 gene encoding protein LURP-one-related 8-like — MTKVHPNASPADPIRSESKSSCGGGGKEGEAVVFTVWRKSLLFNGNGFTVFDAKGNLVFRVENYSSGSGNEIVLMDAAGKPLLTIRRKKLSLGDRWLIYNGEESTNPQFAIKKQTSFWLSKAMARVTPCTPGAKACLTYDIEGTYSERCCTIYDNDRQKMAEIKRKESAQGIPLGLDVFRLIVELEFDSSLAMAVVILLEQMFGSRGSLLRG; from the exons ATGACGAAGGTCCACCCGAACGCCTCTCCGGCGGATCCTATCAGATCTGAATCTAAATCTTCCTGTGGAGGCGGAGGAAAGGAGGGGGAGGCGGTAGTCTTTACCGTGTGGCGGAAATCTCTCCTCTTCAATGGGAATGGGTTCACGGTGTTCGACGCAAAGGGAAATTTGGTGTTTCGAGTTGAAAACTACTCGTCGGGGAGTGGGAATGAGATCGTTCTCATGGACGCCGCCGGCAAGCCGTTGCTCACCATCCGGAGAAAG AAGTTGAGTCTTGGAGATCGCTGGCTGATTTACAATGGCGAGGAGAGCACCAATCCTCAGTTTGCCATCAAGAAGCAGACGAGCTTCTGGCTCTCCAAAGCAATGGCACGAGTGACCCCATGCACTCCTGGCGCCAAGGCATGCCTCACCTATGACATTGAGGGCACCTACTCGGAGCGATGTTGCACCATCTATGACAACGACAGACAGAAGATGGCAGAGATCAAGAGGAAGGAATCTGCCCAAGGCATTCCCCTCGGCCTTGATGTCTTCCGACTAATCGTGGAGTTAGAATTTGACTCGTCTCTAGCAATGGCTGTAGTGATACTTCTGGAGCAAATGTTTGGATCCAGAGGATCACTCTTGAGAGGTTGA
- the LOC122028261 gene encoding histone H3.3 produces the protein MARTKQTARKSTGGKAPRKQLATKAARKSAPTTGGVKKPHRYRPGTVALREIRKYQKSTELLIRKLPFQRLVREIAQDFKTDLRFQSHAVLALQEAAEAYLVGLFEDTNLCAIHAKRVTIMPKDIQLARRIRGERA, from the exons ATGGCTCGTACGAAGCAGACCGCCCGCAAATCCACCGGCGGTAAGGCGCCCCGGAAGCAACTCGCCACCAAG GCGGCTAGGAAATCGGCCCCTACGACCGGCGGCGTGAAGAAACCCCATAGGTATCGTCCCGGGACGGTCGCTCTCCGTGAGATCCGCAAGTACCAGAAGAGCACGGAGCTCCTCATCCGTAAGCTGCCATTCCAGCGGCTGGTTCGCGAGATCGCACAGGATTTCAAGACGGATCTGCGCTTCCAGAGCCATGCTGTTCTGGCGCTTCAAGAAGCTGCGGAGGCGTACCTGGTCGGGCTCTTCGAAGACACCAATCTTTGCGCCATACATGCGAAGCGCGTGACGATCATGCCAAAGGATATTCAGCTCGCTCGCCGGATACGAGGCGAACGCGCTTAA
- the LOC122027313 gene encoding histone H3.3 translates to MARTKQTARKSTGGKAPRKQLATKAARKSAPTTGGVKKPHRYRPGTVALREIRKYQKSTELLIRKLPFQRLVREIAQDFKTDLRFQSHAVLALQEAAEAYLVGLFEDTNLCAIHAKRVTIMPKDIQLARRIRGERA, encoded by the exons ATGGCTCGTACGAAGCAGACTGCCCGCAAGTCTACCGGCGGCAAGGCGCCTCGGAAGCAGCTCGCCACCAAG GCGGCGAGGAAATCGGCCCCTACGACCGGCGGCGTGAAGAAACCCCATAGGTATCGTCCCGGGACGGTCGCTCTCCGTGAGATCCGTAAGTACCAGAAGAGCACGGAGCTGCTCATCCGTAAGCTTCCGTTCCAGCGCCTGGTTCGCGAGATCGCGCAGGATTTCAAGACGGATCTGCGTTTCCAGAGCCACGCCGTCCTGGCTCTTCAGGAAGCTGCTGAGGCGTACCTGGTGGGGCTCTTCGAAGATACTAATCTCTGTGCCATCCATGCGAAGCGCGTGACGATCATGCCAAAGGACATCCAGCTTGCTCGCCGGATCCGCGGTGAACGCGCTTAA